In Achromobacter xylosoxidans A8, a single window of DNA contains:
- a CDS encoding branched-chain amino acid ABC transporter substrate-binding protein, translated as MKPVFRLTPVIAALGVAAGLAFASGAQAQTIKIGVVGPTTGAVTQYGDMVREGVDTAVERINAAGGINGKKLETVVIDDGCEPKQGPVAANRVVNSKIGFVVGHVCSGATIAAADIYNNEGVVMVTPSATSPALTDGKNYEFIFRTIGRDDQQGPAAAKFILDKIKPKKVAVLHDKQSYGQGIATAVKNDLEKGGVAVAVFEGINAGDSDYSAVITKLKSQGVDFVYYGGYHPEMGLLLRQAAEQGVKAKWMGPEGTGNPDINAIAGDAVEGMLLTLPADFTQNAANADIVKAFEAKKRNASGAFQMTAYTATQVIADGIKGAGSDDPTKVAKYLHANSFDTPIGKVSWNKQGDLTNFQFDVFTWHKDGSKTVYK; from the coding sequence ATGAAGCCAGTTTTTCGTCTGACCCCGGTCATCGCAGCGCTGGGCGTCGCGGCCGGTCTGGCGTTTGCCTCGGGAGCGCAAGCGCAAACCATCAAGATCGGCGTCGTCGGCCCCACCACCGGCGCGGTCACTCAGTATGGCGATATGGTCCGTGAAGGGGTCGATACCGCGGTCGAACGCATCAACGCCGCCGGCGGCATCAACGGCAAGAAGCTGGAAACCGTCGTGATCGACGACGGCTGCGAACCGAAGCAAGGCCCGGTCGCCGCCAACCGCGTCGTCAACAGCAAGATCGGTTTCGTCGTGGGCCACGTGTGCTCGGGCGCCACCATCGCCGCCGCCGATATCTACAACAACGAAGGCGTGGTCATGGTCACGCCCTCGGCCACGTCGCCGGCGCTGACCGACGGCAAGAACTACGAGTTCATCTTCCGCACCATCGGCCGCGACGACCAGCAAGGCCCCGCCGCCGCCAAGTTCATCCTGGACAAGATCAAGCCCAAGAAGGTCGCCGTACTGCATGACAAGCAGTCCTACGGCCAGGGCATCGCCACCGCGGTCAAGAACGACCTGGAGAAGGGTGGCGTGGCCGTCGCCGTGTTCGAAGGCATCAATGCCGGCGACAGCGACTACTCGGCCGTCATCACCAAGCTGAAGAGCCAGGGCGTGGACTTCGTCTACTACGGCGGCTACCACCCCGAAATGGGCCTGCTGCTGCGCCAGGCGGCCGAACAGGGCGTGAAGGCCAAGTGGATGGGTCCGGAAGGCACGGGCAACCCCGACATCAACGCCATTGCCGGCGACGCCGTCGAAGGCATGCTGCTGACGCTGCCGGCCGACTTCACCCAGAACGCCGCCAACGCCGACATCGTCAAGGCCTTCGAGGCCAAGAAGCGCAACGCCAGCGGCGCCTTCCAGATGACCGCCTACACGGCTACCCAGGTCATCGCCGACGGCATCAAGGGCGCGGGCAGCGACGACCCGACCAAGGTCGCCAAGTACCTGCACGCCAACTCCTTCGACACGCCTATCGGCAAGGTGTCCTGGAACAAGCAAGGCGACCTGACGAACTTCCAGTTCGACGTGTTCACCTGGCACAAGGACGGTTCCAAGACCGTCTACAAGTAA
- a CDS encoding response regulator, which translates to MTKALLVEDDPKLSRLIAQFLEQHGFNVAQAYRGDHAVEAFRRHDPAITILDLMLPGRDGLQVCRDLRAFSSAPILMLTAREDDLDQILGLESGADDYVIKPVEPRVLLARIRALLRRHSQLDEPPERLEFGPLVIDRRTRAVVHAGSEVDLTTMEFEMLWALASQAGQVLTRDDLLNAVRGIEFNGLDRSVDVCVSKLRRKLDDDPRDPARIKTVWGKGYLFSPKAHEGGDA; encoded by the coding sequence ATGACCAAGGCCTTGTTAGTCGAAGACGATCCGAAACTGTCGCGCCTGATCGCGCAGTTCCTGGAGCAGCACGGGTTCAATGTGGCCCAGGCCTACCGCGGCGATCACGCGGTGGAGGCTTTCCGCAGGCATGACCCGGCCATCACCATCCTGGACCTGATGCTGCCCGGCCGTGACGGCCTGCAGGTCTGCCGCGACCTGCGCGCGTTCTCGTCGGCGCCCATCCTGATGCTGACGGCCCGTGAAGACGACCTGGACCAGATCCTGGGCCTGGAATCGGGCGCGGACGACTACGTCATCAAGCCCGTGGAACCCCGCGTGCTGCTGGCGCGGATCCGGGCGCTGCTGCGGCGGCACAGCCAGTTGGACGAACCGCCGGAGCGCCTGGAGTTCGGTCCCCTGGTCATAGACCGGCGCACGCGCGCCGTGGTCCATGCCGGCTCTGAAGTGGACCTGACCACGATGGAGTTCGAAATGCTGTGGGCGCTGGCCAGCCAGGCCGGCCAGGTGCTGACCCGCGACGACCTGCTCAATGCGGTGCGCGGCATCGAGTTCAACGGGCTGGACCGCAGCGTCGATGTCTGCGTCAGCAAGCTGCGGCGCAAGCTGGACGACGATCCGCGCGACCCCGCGCGCATCAAGACCGTGTGGGGCAAGGGCTATCTGTTCTCGCCCAAGGCACACGAGGGCGGTGATGCTTAA
- a CDS encoding Dps family protein, protein MAKSPKKTSSVPRINIGISDKDRAAVAGELSKLLADSYTLYLMTHNFHWNVTGPMFNTLHLMFMTQYTEEWNALDSIAERIRALGHYAPGTYREFGKLSSISEPDSVPEALEMVRLLVTANESVAKTARAAFEKADAANDQPTADLLTQRLDVHEKNAWMLRSLLQ, encoded by the coding sequence ATGGCCAAGTCCCCCAAGAAGACCTCCAGCGTTCCGCGCATCAACATCGGTATCTCGGACAAGGACCGCGCCGCCGTCGCCGGCGAACTGTCCAAGCTGCTGGCCGACTCGTACACGCTGTACCTGATGACGCACAACTTCCACTGGAACGTTACGGGGCCCATGTTCAACACGCTGCACCTGATGTTCATGACCCAGTACACGGAAGAGTGGAATGCGCTGGACAGCATCGCCGAACGTATTCGCGCGCTGGGCCATTACGCGCCGGGCACTTATCGCGAATTCGGCAAACTGTCTTCGATCTCCGAGCCGGACTCGGTGCCCGAGGCCCTGGAAATGGTGCGTCTGCTGGTGACCGCCAACGAGTCCGTCGCCAAGACCGCGCGCGCCGCGTTCGAGAAGGCCGATGCCGCCAACGACCAGCCCACGGCCGACCTGCTGACGCAACGTCTGGACGTGCACGAAAAGAATGCCTGGATGCTGCGCAGCCTGCTGCAGTGA
- a CDS encoding RBBP9/YdeN family alpha/beta hydrolase: MRLQPIIVPGWKNSGPQHWQSRWMALLPHARRVEQRDWEHPAPSEWIAALATEVNEARSPVLLIAHSLGCLISAALPVPLRAKIAGALLVAPADVERESAPACLRDFAPVPRQSLPYQSVLVASDNDPYCQLERARAFARDWGSRLVIVPGAGHLNAHSGLDDWPQGLKLLGALRRRAVWRVSPPPERIAPIPARPLSHQT; the protein is encoded by the coding sequence ATGAGACTCCAACCGATCATCGTTCCCGGATGGAAAAACTCCGGACCCCAACACTGGCAATCGCGCTGGATGGCCCTGCTGCCGCATGCGCGCCGGGTCGAACAACGCGACTGGGAACATCCGGCTCCCAGCGAATGGATCGCGGCGCTTGCCACCGAAGTGAATGAGGCCCGCAGTCCCGTCCTTCTGATTGCGCACAGCCTGGGTTGCCTGATCAGCGCCGCCTTGCCGGTGCCGCTGCGCGCCAAGATCGCGGGCGCCCTGCTGGTGGCGCCCGCCGACGTTGAACGGGAAAGCGCGCCCGCCTGCCTGCGGGACTTCGCGCCTGTGCCGCGCCAGTCGCTGCCCTACCAGAGCGTGTTGGTCGCCAGCGACAACGATCCGTATTGCCAGCTGGAACGCGCCCGCGCCTTCGCGCGCGATTGGGGCAGCCGGCTTGTGATCGTGCCGGGCGCGGGCCACCTCAATGCCCACAGCGGCCTGGACGACTGGCCGCAAGGTTTGAAGCTGCTAGGCGCGCTGCGCCGCCGGGCGGTATGGCGGGTATCGCCGCCGCCCGAACGCATCGCGCCGATTCCCGCCCGGCCGCTGTCGCACCAGACCTGA
- a CDS encoding ATP-binding protein: MLKFVLRLFVVLAIGFVISNEVVDRSANYFFEPVSDAYTREAVRGQIHSLVQELGGVPPAEREAHVRDALAPHYGLALKVVDADSYGATEDERAMVESGSFFVRDKQQTFVAAIPGPGKQWLEVKLPPEPSIGPWLMAAVYSALGLLLCAFMLVWALPIWRDLEALKTAALRMGQGDLQARARLSRHSSIRNLGDTFNQMSDRISALVGNQRDLTNAVSHELRTPIARLSFELDMMDREEDPAARKRLVEEMKSDVAELDAMASELLMYARLEHKGDGVALQAQDARGWLDSVVQHAAFEAGVSGVRCEVALCQVPEVHLHQRYMTRALLNLLQNAIRHAGRQVQVSLISPGSREYVLIVDDDGPGIPPADRERVFEPFIRLDESRDRGTGGVGLGLAIVSRVARWHNGTVQASDSPLGGARFVISWKTA, encoded by the coding sequence ATGCTTAAGTTTGTCCTGCGGCTGTTCGTGGTGTTGGCGATAGGCTTCGTCATTTCCAACGAAGTGGTGGACCGGTCGGCCAATTACTTCTTCGAACCCGTCAGCGATGCTTACACGCGCGAAGCGGTGCGGGGCCAGATCCACAGCCTGGTGCAGGAACTGGGCGGCGTGCCGCCCGCCGAGCGCGAGGCGCACGTGCGCGACGCGCTGGCGCCGCATTACGGCCTGGCGCTAAAGGTGGTCGACGCCGACAGCTACGGGGCTACCGAAGACGAGCGCGCCATGGTGGAGTCCGGCAGCTTCTTCGTGCGCGACAAGCAGCAGACCTTCGTGGCGGCGATTCCGGGCCCGGGCAAGCAATGGCTCGAGGTCAAACTGCCGCCCGAACCGTCCATCGGCCCCTGGCTGATGGCGGCGGTGTATTCCGCCCTGGGCCTGCTGCTGTGCGCCTTCATGCTGGTGTGGGCCTTGCCCATCTGGCGCGACCTGGAGGCCCTGAAGACCGCAGCCCTGCGCATGGGGCAGGGCGATCTGCAGGCGCGCGCGCGCCTCTCGCGCCATTCCAGCATCCGCAACCTGGGCGATACCTTCAACCAGATGTCCGACCGCATCAGCGCCCTGGTAGGCAACCAGCGCGACCTGACCAACGCCGTGTCGCACGAACTGCGCACGCCGATTGCGCGCCTGTCGTTCGAGCTGGACATGATGGACCGGGAGGAGGACCCGGCCGCCCGCAAGCGGCTGGTCGAGGAAATGAAGAGCGACGTGGCCGAACTGGATGCCATGGCTTCCGAGTTGCTGATGTACGCCCGTCTGGAGCACAAGGGCGACGGCGTGGCGCTGCAGGCGCAGGATGCGCGCGGCTGGCTGGATTCGGTGGTGCAGCATGCCGCATTCGAGGCCGGGGTCTCGGGCGTGCGTTGCGAGGTGGCGCTGTGCCAGGTGCCCGAGGTACACCTGCACCAGCGCTACATGACGCGCGCCTTGCTCAACCTGCTGCAGAACGCCATCCGGCATGCCGGCCGGCAGGTCCAGGTCAGCCTGATCAGCCCGGGCTCGCGCGAGTACGTGCTGATCGTGGACGACGACGGCCCAGGCATCCCGCCGGCGGACCGCGAGCGCGTTTTCGAGCCTTTCATCCGCCTGGACGAAAGCCGCGATCGCGGCACGGGCGGGGTGGGGCTGGGCCTGGCCATCGTCAGTCGGGTGGCACGCTGGCACAACGGCACGGTGCAGGCCAGCGACAGCCCCCTGGGCGGCGCGCGTTTCGTGATCAGCTGGAAGACCGCCTGA
- the ugpA gene encoding sn-glycerol-3-phosphate ABC transporter permease UgpA: MEKRVVFGHKTLPYLLLLPQIIITVVFFFLPAGQAMWQSLRLEDAFGLSSEFVGLDNFMELFSQQAYLDSFRVTAVFSILVAVVGLSVSLLLAVMADRVIRGAGLYKTLLIWPYAVAPAVVGVLWLFLFSPSVGILAVALNHSGVDWNPRLNGNQAMTLVLIAAVWKQVSYNFLFFLAGLQSIPRSLIEAAAIDGASPSRRFWSIVFPLLSPTTFFLLVVNIIYAFFDTFAVVDTTTQGGPGTSTSILVYKVYSDGFRGLDLGSSAAQSVVLMFIVIALTVVQFRYVDRKVQY; encoded by the coding sequence ATGGAAAAACGCGTTGTATTCGGGCACAAGACCTTGCCCTATCTGCTGCTCCTGCCGCAGATCATCATTACCGTGGTCTTCTTCTTCCTGCCTGCCGGCCAGGCCATGTGGCAATCGCTGCGGCTGGAAGATGCTTTCGGACTGTCCTCCGAGTTCGTCGGACTGGACAACTTCATGGAACTGTTCTCGCAACAGGCCTACCTGGATTCCTTCCGCGTCACCGCCGTGTTCTCGATCCTGGTGGCGGTGGTCGGGCTGAGCGTGTCCTTGCTGCTGGCCGTCATGGCAGATCGCGTCATCCGCGGCGCCGGCCTCTACAAGACCCTGCTGATCTGGCCATACGCCGTGGCGCCCGCCGTCGTCGGCGTGCTGTGGCTGTTCCTGTTTTCGCCTTCGGTCGGCATCCTGGCGGTGGCGCTGAACCACTCCGGCGTCGACTGGAACCCGCGTCTGAACGGCAACCAGGCCATGACCCTGGTGCTGATCGCCGCCGTGTGGAAGCAGGTTTCGTATAACTTCCTGTTCTTCCTGGCCGGCCTGCAATCGATTCCGCGCTCGCTCATCGAAGCCGCCGCGATCGACGGCGCCAGCCCGTCGCGCCGCTTCTGGAGCATTGTGTTCCCGCTGCTCTCGCCCACCACGTTCTTCCTGCTGGTGGTCAACATCATCTATGCCTTCTTCGACACCTTCGCCGTGGTGGACACGACCACGCAGGGCGGTCCGGGCACGTCGACCTCGATCCTGGTCTACAAGGTGTACAGCGACGGCTTCCGCGGCCTGGACCTCGGTTCGTCCGCGGCCCAGTCGGTGGTGCTGATGTTCATTGTGATTGCCTTGACGGTCGTGCAGTTCCGCTACGTCGACCGCAAAGTGCAGTATTGA
- a CDS encoding MipA/OmpV family protein: MKRKIRSSLFTRGAGAACLLALVPGLSLADDAATSSVYGQRGASSRGLTVATGEGPAEEWLFYGTLGAGYAPRYSGSDEYSAVPIIGLGVRSPGGFFLGTDHGLGWETQALDSTFRFYLAPSASRKDHKKGFQGSDKLRGMGDIESRAQIGMDAETTLGPVTLSATVAHAFKKGDNRDVGSAYTMFNLGASTMVYEGNAGAISLALSGTFGDGNYMRTWYGVSGNQSAKSGYRKYTPKGGLESVGLGATWTVPLSKSWSWTTAAEARRLFGDAADSPIVKDRAQYTIGTMMTYSY, from the coding sequence ATGAAGCGAAAAATCCGTTCTTCCCTGTTTACGCGCGGCGCCGGCGCCGCGTGCCTGCTGGCATTAGTTCCGGGACTATCCCTGGCCGATGACGCTGCGACCAGTTCCGTCTACGGCCAGCGCGGGGCCAGTTCGCGCGGGTTGACGGTAGCGACCGGAGAGGGGCCGGCCGAAGAATGGCTGTTCTACGGCACGCTGGGCGCCGGTTACGCGCCGCGCTATAGCGGCAGCGACGAATATTCCGCCGTGCCCATCATCGGCCTGGGCGTGCGCAGCCCGGGCGGCTTCTTCCTCGGCACCGACCATGGCCTGGGCTGGGAAACGCAGGCGCTGGACAGCACCTTCCGCTTCTATCTTGCGCCCAGCGCCTCGCGCAAGGACCACAAGAAAGGGTTCCAGGGGTCGGACAAGCTGCGCGGCATGGGCGACATCGAAAGCCGCGCGCAGATCGGCATGGACGCTGAAACGACGCTGGGCCCGGTGACCCTGTCGGCGACGGTGGCGCACGCGTTCAAGAAGGGCGACAACCGCGATGTGGGCAGCGCCTACACCATGTTCAATCTGGGGGCCAGCACCATGGTGTACGAGGGCAACGCGGGAGCGATTTCGCTGGCGCTGTCCGGCACCTTCGGCGACGGCAATTACATGCGCACCTGGTACGGCGTGAGCGGCAACCAGTCGGCGAAGTCCGGCTATCGCAAGTACACGCCCAAGGGCGGCCTAGAGAGCGTGGGCCTGGGCGCGACCTGGACGGTGCCGCTGAGCAAGTCCTGGTCTTGGACCACGGCGGCGGAAGCGCGGCGCCTGTTTGGCGACGCCGCGGACAGCCCCATCGTGAAGGACCGCGCGCAGTACACCATAGGCACCATGATGACGTACTCGTACTGA
- a CDS encoding sn-glycerol-3-phosphate import ATP-binding protein UgpC — protein sequence MATLSFRNVKKTYAGNVPVIHGIDMDVKDGEFIVIVGPSGCGKSTLMRMVAGLETVTSGDIVIDDKVVNNLEPAERDIAMVFQNYALYPHMTVFENMAYGLKIRKFSKDEIKKRVDVAAQILELSHLLDRRPRALSGGQRQRVAMGRAIVREPKVFLFDEPLSNLDAKLRVAMRLEIMKLHRRLGTTSLYVTHDQVEAMTLAHRMIVMYQGVPEQIGTPMEVFEKPASTFVAGFIGSPPMNLMEVNVAGDGTVQTLDGTALEISPLQVPSQVRGRKVIMGMRPEHMLLNTQGVPAEVEMVETLGSEQLVHSRCGKSMLVVRCTTRQLSESSAKVGDRVNLGPDGRHPLHWFEADTGRRVQGL from the coding sequence ATGGCTACTCTCAGCTTTCGCAACGTCAAGAAAACCTACGCCGGCAACGTGCCGGTCATCCATGGCATCGACATGGACGTCAAGGACGGTGAATTCATCGTCATCGTCGGCCCGTCGGGCTGCGGCAAGTCCACGCTGATGCGCATGGTCGCCGGCCTGGAAACCGTCACCAGCGGCGACATCGTCATCGACGACAAGGTCGTCAACAACCTGGAACCCGCCGAGCGCGACATCGCGATGGTGTTCCAGAACTACGCGCTCTACCCGCACATGACCGTGTTCGAGAACATGGCCTACGGCTTGAAGATCCGCAAGTTCTCCAAGGACGAGATCAAGAAGCGCGTGGACGTGGCCGCGCAGATCCTGGAACTGAGCCACCTGCTGGACCGCCGCCCGCGCGCGCTGTCCGGCGGCCAGCGCCAGCGCGTGGCCATGGGCCGCGCCATCGTGCGCGAACCCAAGGTGTTCCTGTTCGACGAACCGCTGTCGAACCTGGACGCCAAGCTGCGCGTGGCGATGCGCCTGGAAATCATGAAGCTGCACCGCCGCCTGGGCACCACCAGCCTGTACGTGACCCACGACCAGGTCGAGGCCATGACCTTGGCCCACCGCATGATCGTCATGTACCAGGGCGTGCCCGAGCAGATCGGCACGCCGATGGAAGTGTTCGAAAAGCCCGCATCCACCTTCGTCGCCGGCTTCATCGGCTCGCCGCCGATGAACCTGATGGAAGTGAACGTGGCCGGCGACGGCACGGTGCAGACGCTGGACGGCACCGCGCTGGAAATCTCTCCGCTGCAAGTGCCCTCGCAGGTGCGCGGCCGCAAGGTCATCATGGGCATGCGCCCCGAGCACATGCTGCTGAACACCCAGGGCGTGCCGGCCGAAGTCGAGATGGTCGAAACGCTGGGCTCCGAGCAACTGGTCCACAGCCGCTGCGGCAAGTCCATGCTGGTCGTGCGCTGCACTACGCGCCAGTTGTCCGAGTCGTCGGCCAAGGTCGGCGACCGCGTCAACCTGGGCCCGGACGGCCGCCATCCGCTGCACTGGTTCGAGGCCGACACCGGCCGCCGCGTGCAAGGCCTGTAA
- the ugpE gene encoding sn-glycerol-3-phosphate ABC transporter permease UgpE — MVERRPWLDILAHVILLCGVAMVAFPLYVTFVASTQTAQEVASAPMSLIPGKHFVDNYMQALFGGSSGGSSGAPVGRMMYVSLIMALAISIGKIAISLLSAFAVVYFRFPGRMFFFWMIFVTLMLPVEVRIAPTYKVVADLGLLNSYAGLTLPLIASATATFLFRQFFLTVPDELIEAARIDGAGPVRFFRDVLLPLSKTSIAALFVIQFIYGWNQYLWPLLVTTQEDMYPVVIGIKRMISGGDSVTEWNITMATAMLAMIPPALVVILMQKWFVKGLVDTEK, encoded by the coding sequence ATGGTTGAACGCCGTCCCTGGCTGGATATTCTGGCCCACGTCATTCTGCTCTGCGGCGTGGCGATGGTGGCATTTCCGCTCTACGTCACTTTCGTCGCGTCCACCCAGACCGCGCAAGAAGTGGCTTCCGCGCCGATGTCCCTCATCCCCGGCAAGCATTTCGTCGACAACTACATGCAGGCGCTGTTCGGCGGCTCGTCCGGCGGTTCCTCGGGCGCGCCCGTGGGCCGCATGATGTACGTCAGCCTGATCATGGCGCTGGCGATTTCCATCGGCAAGATCGCCATCTCGCTGCTGTCGGCCTTCGCGGTGGTGTACTTCCGCTTCCCCGGCCGCATGTTCTTCTTCTGGATGATCTTCGTCACGCTGATGCTGCCGGTCGAAGTCCGCATCGCGCCCACCTACAAGGTCGTGGCCGATCTTGGCCTGCTCAACAGCTATGCCGGCCTGACCTTGCCGCTGATTGCCTCGGCCACCGCCACCTTTCTGTTCCGCCAGTTCTTCCTGACGGTGCCGGACGAGCTGATCGAGGCCGCGCGCATCGACGGCGCCGGTCCGGTGCGCTTCTTCCGCGACGTGCTGCTGCCCTTGTCCAAGACCAGCATCGCCGCGCTGTTCGTGATCCAGTTCATCTACGGCTGGAACCAGTACCTGTGGCCGCTACTGGTCACCACGCAGGAAGACATGTATCCCGTCGTCATCGGCATCAAGCGGATGATCAGCGGCGGCGACAGCGTGACCGAATGGAACATCACCATGGCCACCGCCATGCTGGCGATGATCCCGCCGGCGCTGGTCGTCATCCTGATGCAGAAATGGTTCGTCAAGGGTCTGGTCGACACTGAAAAGTGA
- a CDS encoding LysR substrate-binding domain-containing protein, translating into MTLTELKYIVAVARERHFGRAAEACFVSQPTLSVAIRKLEDELGVTLFERGGAEVGVTPIGQRIVAQAQKVLEESASIKEIARQGHDPLAGPLRVGVIHTIGPYLLPRLVPVQIGRTPQMPLLLQENFTVRLVELLRQGEIDCAIMALPLPEAGLVMQPLYDEPFIVAVPNDHELARRKSIDAQDLKQQTMLLLGSGHCFRDQVLEVCPELSRFSAASDGIQRTFEGSSLETIRHMVAAGIGVTVLPVTAVPEQPPSNSLLRYLPFEGHVPERRVVLAWRRSFPRLAAIEALAQAVYACDLPGVKMLTDEVAAVQD; encoded by the coding sequence ATGACTCTCACCGAACTCAAGTACATCGTCGCCGTGGCGCGCGAACGGCATTTCGGCCGGGCGGCCGAGGCCTGTTTCGTCAGCCAGCCCACGCTCTCGGTAGCGATACGCAAGCTGGAGGACGAATTGGGCGTGACGCTGTTCGAGCGCGGCGGCGCCGAGGTTGGCGTCACTCCGATTGGCCAGCGCATCGTGGCGCAGGCGCAGAAGGTGCTGGAAGAAAGCGCCAGCATCAAGGAAATTGCGCGCCAGGGGCACGACCCCTTGGCCGGCCCCTTGCGCGTCGGTGTCATTCACACCATAGGCCCGTACCTGCTGCCCCGGCTGGTGCCGGTGCAGATCGGCCGCACTCCGCAGATGCCGCTGCTGCTGCAAGAGAACTTCACGGTGCGCCTGGTCGAGCTGCTGCGTCAGGGCGAAATCGACTGCGCCATCATGGCCTTGCCGCTGCCCGAGGCCGGCCTGGTCATGCAGCCCCTCTACGATGAGCCTTTCATCGTGGCCGTGCCCAATGACCACGAGCTGGCGCGGCGCAAATCCATCGACGCGCAGGACCTGAAGCAGCAGACCATGTTGCTGTTGGGCAGCGGCCATTGCTTCCGCGATCAAGTGCTGGAAGTCTGCCCCGAACTGTCGCGTTTTTCGGCCGCTAGCGACGGCATCCAGCGCACCTTCGAAGGGTCCTCGCTGGAGACCATCCGCCACATGGTCGCTGCCGGCATAGGCGTGACCGTCCTGCCCGTGACCGCGGTGCCGGAGCAGCCGCCTTCCAACAGCCTGTTGCGCTATCTGCCGTTTGAGGGCCATGTGCCGGAGCGCCGCGTGGTGCTGGCCTGGCGCCGCAGCTTCCCGCGCCTGGCCGCCATCGAGGCGCTGGCGCAGGCGGTGTATGCCTGCGATCTGCCTGGCGTGAAGATGCTGACCGACGAGGTCGCGGCGGTGCAGGATTGA
- a CDS encoding serine hydrolase domain-containing protein — protein sequence MFSLSRLVAVGMLLVAAGGCQGVPPDTPPPIAQGDYQAVVGYLAQRIPYDLDASGVPGLSIAIVDDQRVVWSTGFGYADPLRHRSATSDTLYRVGSITKIVTAAGVLRAADDGRLALDQPASQALPDWDIQPRRGAMQWLGTHPFTARNLLAVHPGSLEDTMGRARADMAYALLGDMVAHVASEPFDAYVRRTIMQPLNMPRAGFHPSSRMLDLRASGYRRGAPWTEAPQPNEAADGLWLSTSEMARFSSMLFADGLYQGRRVLNAESARAVLDMETVEGGLALECRLALSWLAAPCGEDIAGAPLRQHSGATEAFHSRFVLAPRDKLAVLVMSNSDTSEPLVAAVSTMAMALMRQAKQGAVTQ from the coding sequence ATGTTTTCCCTCAGCCGCCTGGTTGCCGTAGGTATGTTGCTGGTCGCCGCGGGCGGTTGCCAGGGCGTGCCTCCCGACACGCCGCCGCCGATCGCGCAGGGCGACTACCAGGCGGTCGTCGGCTATCTGGCCCAGCGCATCCCCTATGACCTGGATGCGTCCGGCGTGCCGGGCCTGTCGATCGCCATCGTCGACGACCAGCGCGTGGTGTGGAGCACCGGCTTCGGCTACGCGGATCCGCTGCGCCACCGCAGCGCCACCAGCGACACGCTGTACCGCGTAGGAAGCATCACCAAGATCGTCACCGCGGCGGGCGTGCTGCGCGCCGCCGATGACGGACGCCTGGCGCTGGACCAGCCGGCCTCGCAGGCGCTGCCCGATTGGGACATCCAGCCGCGCCGCGGCGCCATGCAATGGCTGGGCACGCATCCCTTCACCGCGCGCAACCTGCTGGCCGTGCACCCGGGATCGCTGGAAGACACCATGGGACGCGCGCGTGCCGACATGGCTTACGCCTTGCTGGGGGACATGGTTGCGCACGTGGCCAGCGAGCCCTTCGACGCCTATGTGCGCCGCACGATCATGCAGCCCTTGAACATGCCGCGAGCCGGCTTTCATCCCAGCTCCCGCATGCTCGATCTGCGCGCCTCGGGCTACCGCCGCGGCGCGCCCTGGACCGAGGCGCCGCAGCCGAATGAGGCCGCCGACGGCCTGTGGCTCAGCACCTCCGAGATGGCGCGCTTCTCCAGCATGCTTTTCGCCGACGGCCTCTACCAGGGCCGCCGCGTGCTGAATGCCGAGTCGGCCCGCGCCGTGCTCGACATGGAAACGGTGGAGGGCGGCCTGGCGCTGGAATGCCGCCTGGCGCTGTCGTGGCTGGCGGCGCCCTGTGGCGAGGACATCGCCGGCGCGCCTTTGCGCCAGCACAGCGGCGCCACCGAAGCCTTTCATTCGCGCTTTGTGCTGGCGCCGCGCGACAAGCTTGCCGTGCTCGTCATGAGCAATTCCGACACCAGCGAACCGCTGGTCGCCGCGGTGTCGACGATGGCAATGGCGCTGATGCGCCAGGCCAAGCAGGGCGCTGTCACTCAATAG